Below is a genomic region from Arcanobacterium haemolyticum DSM 20595.
GCGTCTGGCATGCACGCCCGCAAGGCCGCACGTCCACTTCCGGTTGAGGTGGGCATGGTGTTGGAGGACGTCACGTCTGGTTACGTAGGCGAAGTGGTTCGCGTAGGCAAAGTGAGTGGGCAGTGGCAGATGGAGTTGGAGGATCGGAACCATCGGCGCCGTTCGTTCGAGTTGGGGAAGGGCTTCTGGCACGAAGGCGTGGCGGTGGATTTGAAACCGCCGGTTGCGAAACTGGTTGCGGGGCGTAGCGACGACGTTCGCACCGTTGCCGGCAAAACCCTCACCGCGTCTGGTTCGCTGCACGTTGCACACAAAGCCCGCGTGGCCCGCCCGTCGCGTATTTGGGTTGAGGGTAAGCATGACGCCGAATTGGTTACGAAAATTTGGGGCGAAGATTTGGCGTATGAAGGCATCATGGTTGAGGAGCTGTTCGGTGCCGATCATTTGCTTGACATGTTGGCTGTGTTTGATCCATCCGCCGACGTTCGGGCCGGCGTTCTCCTAGATCATCTTGTTCCTGGATCGAAGGAATCGCGTATTGCGCAGGCGGCGATGAAAATGCCTGGCGTACTGGTGCTAGGGCATCCGTATGTTGATGTGTGGCAGGCGGTGAAGCCGCGTGCTTTGGGCATGACTGAATGGCCTGTTGTTCCGCGTGGCGAAGACATTAAAGTTGGTACGCTTGCTCGCCTAGGATGGCCGCACGAAACAGCGGAAGATATCGGTTTAGGCTGGAAACGTATTTTGGGGGCCGTGAATAGCTACACGGATTTAGAGCCATCTTTGCTGGGCAGAATGGAAGAGTTAATCGATTTCGTGTCTGCTGGACTGTAGGTTCGTGTCTGCTGGACTGTAGGGGACTTAGCCTGTTATTCCCAGAGGTTCGCAGGCAATTCGTGAGCGATGCTTATCAAGCGGCGGGAGTAGGCATCAACACGCTCTACGATATCGGCTTCGCCGTATTGAGTTTCAAAAACTGCCGTGAGGTGTTCTCCATTAAGGTAGAGTGCTTCGAGTTCGTTCCATGACGAAATACTTGAACGAACGTCCGCTGTAAGGTAGTTGGGGATGCTAGCACCGGCAGTTCGGACCTCAAATCCTTCAAGTTCACGTTCCACGATCGCTTCGCTGAGATTAGCAACTGCACCATCTGAACGCTGAGCAAGTTCTAGCGTGACATATAGTTTATCTCCGTGAAGGCCCTGAACAGTAACCGCTTTCCATGGCGCATGGACGATGCCTTGAACACCGGTTTCTCCGGCTTCGATCGGCCACATCTCCCCTGGCGTGTCTGATCCCAACAAGAACGATGTTACTTCATCGACTTTCGGGCGAACCTTCCAGCCACGTTTGCGCATGACTGCACTAACTTTGGCTTCGTCATCCCATGCACCTTGGTGCCGCGATCCGAAAATCACATACCCAATTGCGCCAATGATCAGTGTAAAAAAGATGATCGTAATGGCTGGCATAACGTAGTTCCCCATGGCACACCCTCTCGGTTAGAGAGCTAGCAGTGTACTGCGAACTCCCCGCTTGATATCTATAGTGATCGTAGTTGATGGAACTTTGGCAAAGCAAAAGCGCCAATTCAATCTTCCATAGGTCTTGCGTGCATTCAGTTTGCATTTTCGGAACTTTTACCCCGAAAAACCCGGTTTTCTAGCCAAAAATGCAAACTGGGTGCACAGAGTCCCTGCTATCAGCAGGCCCGATTACCACAGCGCCCGAATCACCGTGTCCGCAAGTAACCGCCCGCGCAGTGTCAGCACGATCCGCCCGCGCAGCGCCTCACCAGGCTCAATCAGCCCATCCGAGATCAACCCAGCAACCACATGCGGCTCAACATCCGGAACCGCAATCCCTTCAGCCACGCGCACGCCCAACATAATGGCTTCTTCGCGCCGTTCAGCATCGGTGAGATGCTCGATTTCCGCGGCAGGGATCATTCCAGCAGCTAGATGTTTCGCATAGGCGCCGGGGTGCTTAACATTCCAGAATCGTGAGCCGTTGATGTGGCTGTGTGCGCCTGGCCCGTATCCCCACCAGTTTGTGTTGCGCCAGTAGGCAAGGTTATGACGGGATTCTTTTCCAGGTTTGGCCCAGTTGGAGACTTCGTACCAGAAATAGCCAGCCTCGTTCAGCGCGACTTCGGCCATTTCGTATTTGGTTGCCATCTCATCGGGATCAGTTTCGGGGAGTTCGCCTTTGCGCACCTTACGCCCCATGGCCGTGCCTGGTTCGATAGTGAGTCCATATGCGGAGATGTGCCCTGGTTCAAGCGCGATAGCGGCATCCAGTGATCGCTGCCAATCGTCTAGGCTTTCCCCTGGCGCGCCGTAGATCAGATCTACAGAGTAGTCGAGCCCAACTTGGCGCGCCCATCGCGTCACTTCGCGTACCTGCCCTGGCGTGTGCTGCCGTTCCAGAGTGTCCAGCACGTGGGAAACCGCGCTTTGCATTCCGAACGAAACGCGCGTAAATCCCCCGTTTTTCAACGTTTCGAGCGCGTCACGATTGACGCTTTCCGGGTTTGCTTCGGTGGTTATTTCTGCCCCATTGACGACGCCGAACGTCTCACGCAATTTCCTCAAGATAGCCACGAGTTGGGTTGCGTTGAGCATGGTTGGCGTTCCACCCCCGAAGAATATGGAGGTGAGTGACGGATCACCACCTGCAATCAGTTGGTGGGACGAAAGTTCGATTTCGCGCGCAACAGATTCTTGATAATCGCTGACCTTAGCGCCCGGCCCGAAATCTGTATTCGTGTAGGTATTGAAATCGCAATACCCACACCGCACTCTACAAAACGGAATATGAACGTAGGCACCGAATCCGGATGTGACATCCGGATTCGGCAGTCCAAAAGCCGGCAGTTGCTTGGCGGGTAGATCGATCACGGGAGGGAGATCGTTGCCGCAGCCTGGTTTGGCGATGCACACACATCATGGATACTTCGGCCGGCATCAATACCGCGCTGTTCGAAACGAGTCATGGTGCGCCCATCCCATCGCGGGGCAAAACCACCAACGAAATCGCCTTCATCATTCGGATCTGGGCGTTCGCCAGTGTGCAGGTTATCCATCCATTCGCTACGTTCGATAACGTCACGCATCTGCCATGCGTAGTTATCCCAATCGGTAGCCATCCGCCACACGCCGTCAGCGGCCAACACGCCAGCAACAGTACGTGCGAACGTTTCGTTCACGATACGTCGCTTGTGATGGCGAGCCTTGCGCCACGGATCCGGGAAGAAAGTCCACACTTGTGCCGCCCGCGTATTCGGATTCTCCACATCCGTACGGAACAGGATTGGCAACGCCTGCGCAGCATCAACTTCCATGATGCGCACGTTCTCCACGCCTTCACGCACGGCAGCATTCACGCATCGTGCAACACCTGGAGCCCAGGCTTCCAGAGCCAAAAAGTTCCATTCCGGATGCGCCTGTGCCTGCGAAATCAACTGTTCGCCTGAACCAGGACCGATCTCAACCACGATAGGAGCAACCCGCCCAAACGCAGTATTCAGATCGATAAACGCATCGTCAGCAATCGTAGTCTGAGCTTCACCAGCAGGATAGTCAATCACATAGTGCGAACCATGCTCTGCCATGACCTTCTCAAACTTATCCCCCAGCCGCGAACCGCGGCGGGTAAAAGAAATGATCCGGCCATAGTTCTTGTTACGGCCTTCAGGCTCGTTCGTCGTCGTCATTTCTTCTTCGCCTCCGGCATCTCCGAAGCCAACGCGGCCACAAACGCTTCCTGCGGAACGTCCACGCGGCCAATCGACTTCATGCGCTTCTTGCCTTCCTTCTGCTTCTCAAGCAACTTGCGCTTACGCGTAACGTCACCGCCGTAGCACTTCGCAAGCATGTCCTTACGCAACGCCTTAATCGTTTCACGCGCAATCACACGCGTACCAATCGCGGCCTGAACTGGGATTTCGAACTGCTGGCGCGGAATCAGAGCCTTCAGCTTGCCGGTCATCTCAACGCCATAATGATACGCGGCGTCACGGTGAACAATCGCAGAAAACGCGTCCACTGTTTCGCCATTGAGCAAAATATTAACCTTGACCAAATCAGCAGGCTGTTCGCCTTCCTCTTTGTAATCAAGCGACGCATAACCCTTCGTACGTGACTTGAGCTGATCGAAAAAGTCCGTCACGATTTCAGCCAACGGCAACTTGTAGTGCAACTCAACGCGATCTTCAGACAAGTAATCCATACCGCCCATGATCCCACGGCGCTGCTGACACAACTCCATCACGGAACCCACAAAATCCTTCGGGGTCAAGATCGTTGCTTCAACAAGCGGTTCGTAAATCGCCTTAATCTTCCCTTCCGGGAACTCAGACGGATTCGCCACGATGCGTTCTTCGCCGGCGTCGGTGACCACGCGGTAAATAACCGACGGCGCCGTAGCGATCAGATCCAAATCGAACTCGCGTTCAAGGCGTTCGCGAATGATCTCCAAATGCAACAGGCCTAAGAAGCCACAACGGAAACCGAAGCCCAACGCCACAGAATTTTCTGGTTCGTAGGTGAGAGCGGCATCGTTCAGTTTGAGCTTCTCCAGGGCGTCACGCAAGGCTGGGTAATCAGAACCGTCGATCGGATAGATACCCGAGAACACCATTGGCTTCGGATCACGGTATCCGGCCAGCGGCTCCGCGGCCGGCTTGCGCAAATCGGTAACCGTATCACCAACACGAGACTGGCGAACGTCCTTCACGCCCGTGATCAGGTAGCCCACTTCACCAACGCCCAAGCCCTTCGATGGCTTCGGTTCTGGCGAAATAATGCCGATTTCCAGGAGTTCGTGGGCGGCGCCGGTAGACATCATCGACACGCGCTGGCGCGGAGTCAACTTGCCATCCACCACACGCACATACGTGACCACGCCACGGTACGAATCGTAAACAGAATCGAAAATCATCGCGCGGGTTGGGGCATCCGCATCGCCCACAGGCGCCGGAATCTCAGCTACGATACGATCCAGAAGTTCATCCACGCCTTGGCCGGTTTTACCGGAAACGCGAATCACATCATCAGGATCCACGCCCAAGAGCGAACCCAATTCGGCCGCGTACTTATCCGGGTTGGCGGCCGGCAGATCGATCTTGTTCAGCACCGGGATGATCACCAGATCGTTTTCCAGGGCCATGTAGAGGTTCGCGAGGGTTTGGGCTTCGATGCCTTGGGCCGCGTCCACCAGCAAAATCGCGCCTTCGCAAGCTGCGAGGGAACGGGAAACTTCGTAAGAGAAATCGACGTGCCCTGGCGTATCGATCATATTCAAGGCGAACGCCTGCTTATCCACGCTCCACGGCATACGGACGGCCTGCGATTTGATCGTGATTCCGCGTTCGCGTTCAATATCCATGCGGTCCAGGTACTGGGCGCGCATATCGCGTTCTGCCACAACGCCAGTAAGTTGGAGCATTCGATCGGCCAGCGTCGATTTGCCGTGATCAATGTGGGCAATAATGCAAAAGTTGCGGATCCGCGACGGATCAGTAGCGGCGGGCTCAATGATTTTAAGCTCGGCAGCGGTTGAAACAGGCACGTGTTCTCCTTTTCATATAGTCGATCCAACGATACCAGTGGCGAGCGTTTGTGCGCTCATAGTGGCACACTTAGGTTATGAGTATCACCGCAGGTTCTTTAAATTTTCTTCTTCCCGTGATTGAACGGCTTACGCGGCTTCCGGGGCGCATGCTTGCGATTGCGTCTGGGTGCGTGAGCGGTTTGGCGCTTCTTGTGGGTTGGGGTGCTGGGCGTTCGTCTGGCACCGTGTGGGGTTGGTGGCCGTTCGTGATGGCGCTTGTTTTCGCGGGTTTCGTGGGGCTTTTTGCTGTGTTGCGGTTCCGTTTGGCGCGGGCTGTGGATGCCACGATTGACCGGTTGACTACCGCCGCAACAGGTACGTCTGACGTGACGGTGTTGAATGAAGACGGTAGCGTTGTGGGTACGTCTCATTCGTTCGACGACGAAGTTGCGCGTGTACAAGCCGCTCAACGCCATGCCGATGCGGCACGCGAGGCTGCCAATAAGCGTCCTGTATTTCTTCCTCGGATTGAAGCGGCTCAGCGGGCTGCGATTGCTGGGGCTGGCGGCGTGGAGAAGGCTCCTTATCTTAAAGATGATCTGCGGCTGACTATCGTGAGTGCTGTGATGAGTCTGGCCGCGATTCCTGTAGGTATTTTCCTCATATTCGTTGGAATAATTATTTGGCTCTAGGGTGTGGCAGAATCTCTACTATGGCTTTACCAGAAAAACTTCTTGGCCGTGATGAACACGTTATCCGGCACATGCATGAACATCCGAAGGCTCTCTTTTGGAACGCCTGCGCGCTTATTGTTGTGCTTGCACTACTAGTTGTTGGCATTCTCTACATGCCAGAGCGCTTCACTCCGTGGGGTGCGTGGGCTATTGCTGGCGTGGCGGCCGTTGCCGTACTTTTCGTATGGGGTATTCCGTGGCTCAAGTGGGTAACGACGACCTCCACGATCACCACTCGCCGAATCATTACTCGTAGCGGTATTTTTTCTAAAACTGGCCACGATATTCCTCTCTCCCGTATTTCTAACGTGGCCTACGAACACGATTTCATCGATCGGATTTTTGGCGCCGGCACGCTTATATTGGAAACTTCTGCTGGAAATCCGTTGGAGCTTCACGATGTGCCTAACGTGGAACGCCTTCACGTTGAACTCACCGAGCTTCTTTTTAATACCGAACGTGAAGAATCGGATCAGTAACGATGAGCTTGTGGAATCGTCTTTCTCATGTTCTGATCGACCTTGGCGTTGGCGCGTTGAAGAGCGCACTTTCGTCGTCATCTTCGTCTCCACGTTCGGCTGGTTCAACATCTCATCGAACAGAAAAACCAGCCCACACCCCCTCGCCTGGCACAACGCTACCCAGCCCTTACGAACACGCGATTGATTATGATGTGCGTACGCTCGGGATGCCGCGTTTCGCCTACAATCCAGTGCGAAACGACGCACCTGATCCGGGTGAAGTCGTATGGACTTGGGTGCCATATGAAGAAAACGATGGCCGTGGCAAAGATCGCCCCGTACTGGTTGCAGCGATGTACGGCCCTGATCACGTGGTATTTGCACAAACTACCTCAAAGGATCACGATCGCGATGCTGCCGATGAAGCCCGTTGGGGCAGGTATTGGATGGATATTGGTTCCGGGCCGTGGGATGCCAAGCGGCGCGATTCAGAGGTTCGTTTGAACCGGCTGATGATCGTGCACGTGGATCAGATTCGCCGTACTGGCGGCCAGATTGATCGGGCTATCTTTGAGCGCGTTGTGGCTGGGATCAAAAAGCATCTTTGTGCGTGATCCGTTCCACGATAACTTGGCAGAACTAGAGAGGGTGACCTGCTAGACTGGGCTACGGACTTTCTTTACCTGGTCGGGTAGGAAGTCCGGCCTCGATTCATAACCACGGGTGTCCCCACGCCTTACAGTCCGGATCAGGCAAGCCCTCACCGACCGTATTCCTTCGCGAATGCCAACAAGCATTCACGAGAAATGAAAGAGATTCACGTGGCAAATATTAAGTCCCAGAAGAAGCGCATCAAGACCAACGAAAAGCGCCGTGTCCGCAACCAGGCCTACAAGTCCGAGCTCAAGACGCTCGTTCGTAAGACCCGCGAAGCAATCGCCACCGGCGATGCTGAGGCTGCAACCGACGCTCTCAAGGTTGCCAGCCGCAAGCTGGACAAGGCTGTTTCGAAGGGTATTATCCACAAGAACCAGGCTGCTAACCGTAAGTCGAAGCTCGCCGTTCAGGTAGCTAAGCTCGGTAAGTGAGCTCGCGTTTAACGCAAAAGGGCGTGGCCTTCAGGCCACGCCCTTTTTATATCCGCTTGTGTCTTCGCCTGGATTCATTTTCGTCAGAGCACCTGTTTAGAGCGCGCTAATGATGTCCTCTACGGTCTTCTTGGCATCGCCAAGAAGCATGTCAGTGTTTTCGTTGAAGAAGAGTGGGTTTTGCACGCCTGCATAGCCGGCATTGCCCATGGAACGCTTGAATGCGATAACACGGGTTGCTTCCCATACTTTCACCACTGGCATACCGGCAATTGGAGATCCTGGTTCTTGTGCTGCAGGGTTCACTGTATCGTTGGCGCCGATAACAAGAACAACATCGACGTCGCCAAAGTCATCGTTAATTTCGTCCATTTCTAGCACGATATCGTATGGCACCTTAGCTTCGGCAAGAAGCACGTTCATGTGCCCTGGCAAACGGCCTGCTACTGGGTGGATGGCGAACTTGACGTCAATACCTAGTGCGCGAAGTTTCGATGTCAGATCAGCAACCGGGTACTGTGCTTGAGCTACGGCCATACCGTAACCGGGCGTGATCACTACCGATTTAGCGTTCTTGAGCATCCGGGCAACGTCTGCTGCCGAAACTTCAGTATGGGTACCATAATCGCGGGCTTCGCTTGTGCCCGCTGGTGCCGCACCAAAACCGCCAAGGATAACGGACACGAAGGAACGGTTCATTGCCTGGCACATGATGTAGGACAGGTAGGCACCGGAGGAACCGACCAACGCACCTGTGATAATCAGCAGATCGTTATTCAACGTGAAACCAGCCATTGCCGCTGCCCATCCGGAATATGAGTTCAGCATTGATACAACAACAGGCATATCGCCACCGCCGATGGCGGCAACCAAGTGGAAGCCGAGGGCAAGCGAAACGAAGGTGAGGATGATCAACGGAATGAGGCCTGAAGCCAACGAAGTGGAATTAACTAGCCACACGATCAGCAAGAAAGACACAGCGAGCGCACCGGCGTTGAGCCAGTTGCGCCCAGGCAAGGTCATAGGTGCTCCACCCATCTTTCCTGACAGTTTCAGGTAAGCCACGATTGATCCCGTCAATGTGACGGCGCCAATGAACACAGCCAAGCCGACTTCACCTAAATGGAAGCCCGATCCTGGCATGCCACCTGGCTGAATGATGAATGAATTGTAGCCAACAAGAACTGCGGCCAGACCAACGAAGGAATGCAACAGAGCGATGAGTTCTGGCATGCCCGTCATTTCAACGTTGCGTGCTTTGTAGATACCGATAGCACCGCCAATACCCATGGCAAGCAAGGTGAGGATCACAGTAGTTACTGGAGCTTGTGCCCCATCGAATGCTACGATCACCGTGG
It encodes:
- the pntB gene encoding Re/Si-specific NAD(P)(+) transhydrogenase subunit beta, encoding MTLTNLDFVPSWTHQLQSVAYIVAALLFILALAGLSRQATASRGNQLGVIGMALALIATVIVAFDGAQAPVTTVILTLLAMGIGGAIGIYKARNVEMTGMPELIALLHSFVGLAAVLVGYNSFIIQPGGMPGSGFHLGEVGLAVFIGAVTLTGSIVAYLKLSGKMGGAPMTLPGRNWLNAGALAVSFLLIVWLVNSTSLASGLIPLIILTFVSLALGFHLVAAIGGGDMPVVVSMLNSYSGWAAAMAGFTLNNDLLIITGALVGSSGAYLSYIMCQAMNRSFVSVILGGFGAAPAGTSEARDYGTHTEVSAADVARMLKNAKSVVITPGYGMAVAQAQYPVADLTSKLRALGIDVKFAIHPVAGRLPGHMNVLLAEAKVPYDIVLEMDEINDDFGDVDVVLVIGANDTVNPAAQEPGSPIAGMPVVKVWEATRVIAFKRSMGNAGYAGVQNPLFFNENTDMLLGDAKKTVEDIISAL
- the lepA gene encoding translation elongation factor 4, which translates into the protein MPVSTAAELKIIEPAATDPSRIRNFCIIAHIDHGKSTLADRMLQLTGVVAERDMRAQYLDRMDIERERGITIKSQAVRMPWSVDKQAFALNMIDTPGHVDFSYEVSRSLAACEGAILLVDAAQGIEAQTLANLYMALENDLVIIPVLNKIDLPAANPDKYAAELGSLLGVDPDDVIRVSGKTGQGVDELLDRIVAEIPAPVGDADAPTRAMIFDSVYDSYRGVVTYVRVVDGKLTPRQRVSMMSTGAAHELLEIGIISPEPKPSKGLGVGEVGYLITGVKDVRQSRVGDTVTDLRKPAAEPLAGYRDPKPMVFSGIYPIDGSDYPALRDALEKLKLNDAALTYEPENSVALGFGFRCGFLGLLHLEIIRERLEREFDLDLIATAPSVIYRVVTDAGEERIVANPSEFPEGKIKAIYEPLVEATILTPKDFVGSVMELCQQRRGIMGGMDYLSEDRVELHYKLPLAEIVTDFFDQLKSRTKGYASLDYKEEGEQPADLVKVNILLNGETVDAFSAIVHRDAAYHYGVEMTGKLKALIPRQQFEIPVQAAIGTRVIARETIKALRKDMLAKCYGGDVTRKRKLLEKQKEGKKRMKSIGRVDVPQEAFVAALASEMPEAKKK
- the rpsT gene encoding 30S ribosomal protein S20, translated to MANIKSQKKRIKTNEKRRVRNQAYKSELKTLVRKTREAIATGDAEAATDALKVASRKLDKAVSKGIIHKNQAANRKSKLAVQVAKLGK
- a CDS encoding DUF3097 family protein is translated as MSFDRYGSDVLASGMHARKAARPLPVEVGMVLEDVTSGYVGEVVRVGKVSGQWQMELEDRNHRRRSFELGKGFWHEGVAVDLKPPVAKLVAGRSDDVRTVAGKTLTASGSLHVAHKARVARPSRIWVEGKHDAELVTKIWGEDLAYEGIMVEELFGADHLLDMLAVFDPSADVRAGVLLDHLVPGSKESRIAQAAMKMPGVLVLGHPYVDVWQAVKPRALGMTEWPVVPRGEDIKVGTLARLGWPHETAEDIGLGWKRILGAVNSYTDLEPSLLGRMEELIDFVSAGL
- the trmB gene encoding tRNA (guanosine(46)-N7)-methyltransferase TrmB — its product is MTTTNEPEGRNKNYGRIISFTRRGSRLGDKFEKVMAEHGSHYVIDYPAGEAQTTIADDAFIDLNTAFGRVAPIVVEIGPGSGEQLISQAQAHPEWNFLALEAWAPGVARCVNAAVREGVENVRIMEVDAAQALPILFRTDVENPNTRAAQVWTFFPDPWRKARHHKRRIVNETFARTVAGVLAADGVWRMATDWDNYAWQMRDVIERSEWMDNLHTGERPDPNDEGDFVGGFAPRWDGRTMTRFEQRGIDAGRSIHDVCASPNQAAATISLP
- a CDS encoding PH domain-containing protein: MALPEKLLGRDEHVIRHMHEHPKALFWNACALIVVLALLVVGILYMPERFTPWGAWAIAGVAAVAVLFVWGIPWLKWVTTTSTITTRRIITRSGIFSKTGHDIPLSRISNVAYEHDFIDRIFGAGTLILETSAGNPLELHDVPNVERLHVELTELLFNTEREESDQ
- a CDS encoding type II toxin-antitoxin system PemK/MazF family toxin, yielding MSLWNRLSHVLIDLGVGALKSALSSSSSSPRSAGSTSHRTEKPAHTPSPGTTLPSPYEHAIDYDVRTLGMPRFAYNPVRNDAPDPGEVVWTWVPYEENDGRGKDRPVLVAAMYGPDHVVFAQTTSKDHDRDAADEARWGRYWMDIGSGPWDAKRRDSEVRLNRLMIVHVDQIRRTGGQIDRAIFERVVAGIKKHLCA
- the hemW gene encoding radical SAM family heme chaperone HemW encodes the protein MIDLPAKQLPAFGLPNPDVTSGFGAYVHIPFCRVRCGYCDFNTYTNTDFGPGAKVSDYQESVAREIELSSHQLIAGGDPSLTSIFFGGGTPTMLNATQLVAILRKLRETFGVVNGAEITTEANPESVNRDALETLKNGGFTRVSFGMQSAVSHVLDTLERQHTPGQVREVTRWARQVGLDYSVDLIYGAPGESLDDWQRSLDAAIALEPGHISAYGLTIEPGTAMGRKVRKGELPETDPDEMATKYEMAEVALNEAGYFWYEVSNWAKPGKESRHNLAYWRNTNWWGYGPGAHSHINGSRFWNVKHPGAYAKHLAAGMIPAAEIEHLTDAERREEAIMLGVRVAEGIAVPDVEPHVVAGLISDGLIEPGEALRGRIVLTLRGRLLADTVIRALW